The segment GGTGCTGCGGGGCCCCCCACGGCCGCCCAGCCCGCGCCCCTCCGTCGGAGTTGCCGCCCGGGGCCGTGCCCCGCACTCGGGAGGATCTGGGGCCCTGCGCTTCTCACCTGGGCGTTCGCCGGCCTCCCGGACCTAGGCTCGAACTGGCTGCTTCCCGGCGGCCGGCGCCGTCGCCGCCGCAACCTGCCGCCTCCAGCGCGGCGGGCGAGCCCCGGCCCGCAGCTCCATTGGCCCGCAGCCCGAGCGCCCCGCCCCGAGCGCCCCCATTGGTTCCCACCATCGCCTCGTCCGCCCCGCGCCCACGCCCATTGGCTACCTCTCTGAGCCCCGCCCCTCCCATTGgctccccgcccgccccgccctcAGCGGCGCCCAGGTGTGGGCGGAGCTCGGCAGCGCGGAGGGGCGGGCCGAGCCTGGTCCACGCACGCCTGAGGACCGCGAACTACGCGGAAGCGCGTCCCTGGCCCCCGGGCGGCGCGTGGGACAGGTGTCTGGCTCCGCTCCCGGGCCGACCTCCTCAGAAACCTCCCAGTCTGATGAGTCTTTTGCCTAGAGAGGGAGCGCCGGCCTGGGACCCTGCAGCTTCTGCGCCGAGAGGGGCAGCGGGGTCCCCAAGGCCAGGGCCCCACCGACCTTGCTCCCTTAGGGCGCGTCGTCGGGACGCACAGGGGTCGGGGAACCGTGAGCCCCCGCGGGAGGGAGGTGGAGCTGGCGGGCCACTGCAGCCAGGTTGGCAATCCTGGTGAGGGGAGAAGGCCGCCTTCAGGTTGCTGGGGACAAAGCAAGACATAGACCCTGGGCtcttttcccccacccctgcctgccctcaGTGGAGCTCGGTGCCCTCTCGAGTTGTGGACGCCCGCGGGCACACTCCAGCCTGGTAGGACCCAAGCCAGCTAGGCAGCCAGGGTGCCTCACAGCCTCAATGCTGTCTGTGGACCAGGCATTCAGAGCCCTGTTTCTGCCACGGGGGTCCTCCTGCCAGCCTGTATGTTCCGCAGCACAGGAAGTCCAACAAAAACTCGAAGTTGAGAgtctgaaagaaaggaaggaagggagggagggagggagggaggaaggaaggaaggaaggaaggaaggaagaaagaaagaaagaaagaaagaacgagaaaggaagaaagaaagaaagaaagaaagaaagaaagaaagaaagaaagaaagagagagaaaggggttggGGTGAAGGCTGGAGAGCATCAGTTTGTGTGTCAGATCTggtgcttcatttttggtgtggggcagagggaacagttaTCGTGGTCATGAGAGGTTCCCCGGGGCTCCCTGAGGTGACCCAGGTGGTAGAgatggatgggggcagggggggcttCTTGCTTGGGGGCCAGGTAGGTGGGCATCAGCCTCTGAGGACAAAGAAGCTGTGGGAAACGCTCAGGAGGGCCTCACTGCCGGTTAGAGTTCAGTAAGCCCCCACATACAGGGCAGCAATGCCCCCGATACCCACCAAGTGCCACAGTCAGGCAGTCAGGCTGGGGGTGGTGGACTGTGTGGCCACGGCAGGCCTGGCTGGTCGCTCTGTGGTTCCCTGGGCCTCCTGAGGTTCACTGGCCGACAACCCAGCCTCTTACCACTTCTCCTTCAGGCAGGATCTGGAGGTGGGTCCAGGACTCACTCAGGGTCCTGGTCTGGGGTCTCCCTGGAAGCTGCTGGTAACAAACAGCCCCTCCCCTTTTGGTGCTGGTATCCATGGCAACACTGTAAAGCCTTTCTTTCCCTAGGCCTGCTTGGGTTTCAGGCCTCAGGTGAGTGTTGGGGGTAAGGCCCTGGGTCTGGGGGCATCACGGGCAAAGGATTAACACCTCTGGGGACCTTTGCCTTAGGCTGAGGGCAGGACCTCAGGTCGTAGAGGGCAAGGGTGACAGAGAGACAACAGGAAATGTGCAAACATCCTGGTGACATGTTgcttggggaagggggtgggggacagttaTCTGCCGCCTTGTCCTGGTCAGAAACACACAGACGTAGACACACATGTGGCCGGCAATCTGGTGTCCTGGGGGCGTGCACGTGCGcatgcacacgcacgcgcgcacacacacaagggCATTTTTGGAGTGATGCTGTCTAGGGCTGTCAGACACAGGCACACGCTTGTGGCCATGAAAGAAGAGCCCCACGTGGTACCTACCCATGGGACACAGGATGACAGCCACACTACCCATCTCAGCTCCCCCAGGAACATCGAGAATGGCCCCTGAGCCTTGCCAAGAGGCTGAAAAAGCTGAGAGACAGGCTGCCTTATCCCTGGCGGACGAAGAGCCGGTCAGTGACCACCCGGAGCCTCCAGCTGGCCCACCCAAAGACCCAGTGGCTTCTGCATGCCTGAAGGACACCAAGCCCAGCTCCACGCCCGTGGTCTTCCCCGTCAACCTGCAGTAAGGAAGCGAGGGAGGGGTGGTCagctggagggcagggcctgaTCAAGTGGCAAGGGTGCTGGCATTGCAGGTTGGCCCCTGAGTCCTTGGACCCCCGCACCCTGCGGCTGCTGTGGGGTCAGCGGGAACTGGAGATCCAGGCTCTGCGGTGGACCATCCGGAACCGCCAGAATGCCCGGCGCTGCCACATCCTGTACGAGGTGGCTGGACTGCCACCCGAGAGGTGAGCAGCAAAGTGCCAGTCCTTCGGCCCAACCCAGCCTCTGTCCTGGCCTGAAATGGCTTTTGTCTGCCCTCATCCCCAACCGCTGGGGCTGACCAACACTCCGGCCTGATAATTACCCTGACTTTTGCCTCTAGCCCTTATCCTTACCTGACTCTGACCCCCCGACCTAACCCTGAAAGAGTGAATGTGCTGTAAACCTGCCCAGACCCTGGCTCTAAACATGTCGATGGCCGCTGTACCTAGACTCGACCTATGACCCACACCTCTCAGAACCCGACCTGGCCTGGCCCGGTGGGACTCTGTGCCCTTAGGCCTCCACTGTCAGTGAAGaggagcccctcctcctcccttccttggcTACTGACCTCGAGGTGGGGGCTGCTGAGatggcccctcccccagttgctcACACAGTCAGGAGAAGCTTCTGCAGAACCAGGTCCAGAAGCTGACTCTGGAGTTGAAAGGGCAGAAGGAACAGGCCCAACTGGTGAGGGGCAGGTGGGATCAGGAGTTGGTCAGGGGACCCAGGCTGGGGTGAGGATCAGGGGCCAGGTAGGGGTTGGCtccgggggtggggagaaggcccTGCCCCACCCACGCACCCTCCCGGAGCAGGAGAAGTCCCAGCTGGAGACTGAGCTGCAGGCGTTCCAGAGGTCCTGCCTCCTGCAGCTGGCCCGCTCCTCCTGGGTGGGTCGCGTGCTGCGATCTTCCACCGGCAGCGTGGAGGTAAGCCCCATTCGtcccaccctcctgcctcccacgtCCCGCTCCCCAGCCCTCCTTGGACTTCCCTTGGAGAGCCAGGGTGTCCCTTCCAGGCTGGTGCTTCCGCTGGGGGGCCCTGGCCTGCCTGGGAAGCCTGACCCCCAGGACCGTGGTCTAAGGCAGGGAGGAACCCCCTGGTTCCGCCCACCTGATGCACAGCCAATGTGTGCCTGGGGTGCTGGTGAGGCTCCAAGGGGAGAGGCTCGTTCCCCGGCTCCCGCCCACTGGCCTCCACTCCCCTTCTGCAGGTGGTAACTGCAGAAACGCTGATGGACTCCAGTGACCTCTCTGAGAATGATCAGGTCCCCTCTACTGGAGAGGTAAGCAAGGCCCCCCGTGTGCTTTCATGGCTCGGTGGGCCCGTGGGAGGGGAGAGCCATGTTCCTGTTGCTTCCTGGCCAGGGTTTCCGGCTGGAGGACGTAGACTGGAACAGCATTGCCCATCGGTATCCCAACCTCCTCGCCAACATCAAGTCCAACTCAGATCAAAAGTAACTGTGCTGGTCAGGGACTCCTGCGGGGGTGAAGGGAGGAGAGGGCGTGCCTTGGCATGTGTGCACCAGAGTCCAAGATCTCCCCTTAGTGTCCCTGGACGAGCCACTGACACCTCCCAAGGTCAATTCTCTGATCTACAGGAGGAGGTGAAGGTTGAAGGGAAAGGGCTCCTGAGCCATCACAGTCCATCTATGGCCTTTCTCCCAGGCTGGGTCCCAGGGACTGGAACCACAACTCGGGGTGCCCCGCCCACCTTGGGGAGGTTAGATGGGGGCAGGGCTGGAGTTCAGAAGCCAGAGCCAGCAGGCAGCAAGCAGGTCAGCAGACTGTGGCCCACAGGCACCCCCGGGCCTTGCCATCCCCACCGGCCCCAGTGCCTGGCCAGTGGGGCTCGGAGCTGCATAGAGAGTGTGTGGAACAGCATCTCAAGAGTGTCGAGTGGCgttccctgccctctgtgggcACCAGCAGCTCAGGGGGCACAGACTCCAATCCCGgcagtggctggctggctgagccTCATCGCGTGCAGAAGGTGACGGGACAGCCACCCTGCGCTGCAGGCCGCAGTTCTGAGTTGACAAAACCACACCGGAGGAGCTTCGGCAGGGAAATGCAGGCACTGCCTGAAGGTGGGGTACGGCGGGTCTCCCTGgtggctcctccctccccccaccgtgAGGCTGGGATCTCCGCCCCAAACCCTAAACAGCCCTCTCCAGCAGCTTGGTCTCCCCAACAGCTCAGTGCAAGGCCGCTTGGGGGCCTCTCCTGCCTCATCCCCAGGGGTGTGGGTGGCCTTGGGTGAGACGCTACCTCCTCTGCACTCTGGctcgctccctcccacccctccccagcacttTGAGctgtccctcctcttccctcagccCCCAGGGCCATCCCTCCTGCTGTGGATCTGACC is part of the Felis catus isolate Fca126 chromosome D1, F.catus_Fca126_mat1.0, whole genome shotgun sequence genome and harbors:
- the LMNTD2 gene encoding lamin tail domain-containing protein 2 isoform X1 gives rise to the protein MGHRMTATLPISAPPGTSRMAPEPCQEAEKAERQAALSLADEEPVSDHPEPPAGPPKDPVASACLKDTKPSSTPVVFPVNLQLAPESLDPRTLRLLWGQRELEIQALRWTIRNRQNARRCHILYEVAGLPPESCSHSQEKLLQNQVQKLTLELKGQKEQAQLEKSQLETELQAFQRSCLLQLARSSWVGRVLRSSTGSVEVVTAETLMDSSDLSENDQVPSTGEGFRLEDVDWNSIAHRYPNLLANIKSNSDQKHPRALPSPPAPVPGQWGSELHRECVEQHLKSVEWRSLPSVGTSSSGGTDSNPGSGWLAEPHRVQKVTGQPPCAAGRSSELTKPHRRSFGREMQALPEAPRAIPPAVDLTPGAVPLPRAASGYCSPINSSLKIVAVSRKERFVRVLNQSLEETADLGGLTLRQLLYGFPVCMYRFPPGTLLAPGHHVTQVWGEGPGSTKKQPPSSLGQEPVHFHSGRGCVTLLLNPKGEVRVLSEHRAPHCVTPVSRIFADNTDLSVDRFPLSEDGLGADPGQQSRGPQHSRGGRVREAGARRRRPRTRGLLPRLSTSKLFRPREVPARPEAAETRTPELLPALPGERTGTRRAGGPPGSGSPADPIPSLSLAEAGLCLEHCGASKEHRVRVCRRSVDLGCPMVALSVQSTAESRYGFRFLPCPPVTADPGARV
- the LMNTD2 gene encoding lamin tail domain-containing protein 2 isoform X3 is translated as MGHRMTATLPISAPPGTSRMAPEPCQEAEKAERQAALSLADEEPVSDHPEPPAGPPKDPVASACLKDTKPSSTPVVFPVNLQLAPESLDPRTLRLLWGQRELEIQALRWTIRNRQNARRCHILYEVAGLPPESCSHSQEKLLQNQVQKLTLELKGQKEQAQLEKSQLETELQAFQRSCLLQLARSSWVGRVLRSSTGSVEVVTAETLMDSSDLSENDQVPSTGEGFRLEDVDWNSIAHRYPNLLANIKSNSDQKHPRALPSPPAPVPGQWGSELHRECVEQHLKSVEWRSLPSVGTSSSGGTDSNPGSGWLAEPHRVQKVTGQPPCAAGRSSELTKPHRRSFGREMQALPEAPRAIPPAVDLTPGAVPLPRAASGYCSPINSSLKIVAVSRKERFVRVLNQSLEETADLGGLTLRQLLYGFPVCMYRFPPGTLLAPGHHVTQVWGEGPGSTKKQPPSSLGQEPVHFHSGRGCVTLLLNPKGEVLSEHRAPHCVTPVSRIFADNTDLSVDRFPLSEDGLGADPGQQSRGPQHSRGGRVREAGARRRRPRTRGLLPRLSTSKLFRPREVPARPEAAETRTPELLPALPGERTGTRRAGGPPGSGSPADPIPSLSLAEAGLCLEHCGASKEHRVRVCRRSVDLGCPMVALSVQSTAESRYGFRFLPCPPVTADPGARV
- the LMNTD2 gene encoding lamin tail domain-containing protein 2 isoform X2, with translation MGHRMTATLPISAPPGTSRMAPEPCQEAEKAERQAALSLADEEPVSDHPEPPAGPPKDPVASACLKDTKPSSTPVVFPVNLQLAPESLDPRTLRLLWGQRELEIQALRWTIRNRQNARRCHILYEVAGLPPESCSHSQEKLLQNQVQKLTLELKGQKEQAQLEKSQLETELQAFQRSCLLQLARSSWVGRVLRSSTGSVEVVTAETLMDSSDLSENDQVPSTGEGFRLEDVDWNSIAHRYPNLLANIKSNSDQKHPRALPSPPAPVPGQWGSELHRECVEQHLKSVEWRSLPSVGTSSSGGTDSNPGSGWLAEPHRVQKVTGQPPCAAGRSSELTKPHRRSFGREMQALPEAPRAIPPAVDLTPGAVPLPRAASGYCSPINSSLKIVAVSRKERFVRVLNQSLEETADLGGLTLRQLLYGFPVCMYRFPPGTLLAPGHHVTVWGEGPGSTKKQPPSSLGQEPVHFHSGRGCVTLLLNPKGEVRVLSEHRAPHCVTPVSRIFADNTDLSVDRFPLSEDGLGADPGQQSRGPQHSRGGRVREAGARRRRPRTRGLLPRLSTSKLFRPREVPARPEAAETRTPELLPALPGERTGTRRAGGPPGSGSPADPIPSLSLAEAGLCLEHCGASKEHRVRVCRRSVDLGCPMVALSVQSTAESRYGFRFLPCPPVTADPGARV
- the LMNTD2 gene encoding lamin tail domain-containing protein 2 isoform X4, which encodes MGHRMTATLPISAPPGTSRMAPEPCQEAEKAERQAALSLADEEPVSDHPEPPAGPPKDPVASACLKDTKPSSTPVVFPVNLQLAPESLDPRTLRLLWGQRELEIQALRWTIRNRQNARRCHILYEVAGLPPESCSHSQEKLLQNQVQKLTLELKGQKEQAQLEKSQLETELQAFQRSCLLQLARSSWVGRVLRSSTGSVEVVTAETLMDSSDLSENDQVPSTGEGFRLEDVDWNSIAHRYPNLLANIKSNSDQKHPRALPSPPAPVPGQWGSELHRECVEQHLKSVEWRSLPSVGTSSSGGTDSNPGSGWLAEPHRVQKVTGQPPCAAGRSSELTKPHRRSFGREMQALPEAPRAIPPAVDLTPGAVPLPRAASGYCSPINSSLKIVAVSRKERFVRVLNQSLEETADLGGLTLRQLLYGFPVCMYRFPPGTLLAPGHHVTVWGEGPGSTKKQPPSSLGQEPVHFHSGRGCVTLLLNPKGEVLSEHRAPHCVTPVSRIFADNTDLSVDRFPLSEDGLGADPGQQSRGPQHSRGGRVREAGARRRRPRTRGLLPRLSTSKLFRPREVPARPEAAETRTPELLPALPGERTGTRRAGGPPGSGSPADPIPSLSLAEAGLCLEHCGASKEHRVRVCRRSVDLGCPMVALSVQSTAESRYGFRFLPCPPVTADPGARV
- the LMNTD2 gene encoding lamin tail domain-containing protein 2 isoform X5; translated protein: MGHRMTATLPISAPPGTSRMAPEPCQEAEKAERQAALSLADEEPVSDHPEPPAGPPKDPVASACLKDTKPSSTPVVFPVNLQLAPESLDPRTLRLLWGQRELEIQALRWTIRNRQNARRCHILYEVAGLPPESCSHSQEKLLQNQVQKLTLELKGQKEQAQLEKSQLETELQAFQRSCLLQLARSSWVGRVLRSSTGSVEVVTAETLMDSSDLSENDQVPSTGEGFRLEDVDWNSIAHRYPNLLANIKSNSDQKHPRALPSPPAPVPGQWGSELHRECVEQHLKSVEWRSLPSVGTSSSGGTDSNPGSGWLAEPHRVQKVTGQPPCAAGRSSELTKPHRRSFGREMQALPEAPRAIPPAVDLTPGAVPLPRAASGYCSLKIVAVSRKERFVRVLNQSLEETADLGGLTLRQLLYGFPVCMYRFPPGTLLAPGHHVTQVWGEGPGSTKKQPPSSLGQEPVHFHSGRGCVTLLLNPKGEVRVLSEHRAPHCVTPVSRIFADNTDLSVDRFPLSEDGLGADPGQQSRGPQHSRGGRVREAGARRRRPRTRGLLPRLSTSKLFRPREVPARPEAAETRTPELLPALPGERTGTRRAGGPPGSGSPADPIPSLSLAEAGLCLEHCGASKEHRVRVCRRSVDLGCPMVALSVQSTAESRYGFRFLPCPPVTADPGARV